The window ATTTGCCGAAAATGTTCACTATTGCAGGCAAGGTGACTTTGGAGGAGAGAGATTACCCGTAGAGTCAGCTTTCACGGTCAAGGGCGAGCTTGTCCAGCTGGCCCTGGAACTGAGTGATAGATTAGGAGTGAAATATCATTGTGGTGATGTTCTGACGGTAGACAAGGTGATAGCACGTGCTGAGACAAAAAGAAAGATCGGGCGCCAGGATTCATTTATAGCCGTAGATATGGAAAGTGCTGCTATTGCTCAAATTGCTCGTGATAAGGATATAGATTTTGTGATCATACGTTCAGTCTCTGACGATGTAGATGATGACCTTGCAATAGATACCGATAACCTGATAACTGATACGGGAAAGGTCAGGATTTCTAACCTGGCCGTGAATATTATGAGGGACCCAAAGCAATTAGCAAATCTCAGACGCTTAAATAAACAGACGAAAAAGGCAGCACGATGTTTGTCTGCTTTCA is drawn from Candidatus Scalindua sp. and contains these coding sequences:
- the mtnN gene encoding 5'-methylthioadenosine/S-adenosylhomocysteine nucleosidase, with protein sequence MIAVCCALPQELNPLISCANIRKKFHFEKSIFYQADLKGRPVIFVQTGIGRENAVKATTHLLQTINITIVISSGVAGGIREGIHVGDLIFAENVHYCRQGDFGGERLPVESAFTVKGELVQLALELSDRLGVKYHCGDVLTVDKVIARAETKRKIGRQDSFIAVDMESAAIAQIARDKDIDFVIIRSVSDDVDDDLAIDTDNLITDTGKVRISNLAVNIMRDPKQLANLRRLNKQTKKAARCLSAFMREYIPLLYEKKIVDC